The genomic stretch ATGTCAAATAGCCTTTACTGGAatccctcccacccccattGTAGCCTCCCCCCCAATTTAGCTGTCTTAATTGGTTCTATTTCAGAGCACCGACACACttgaacatttttctccttgctaTGAAGTAAGACAAGCTTGCACACACATTCCATACAAATAAATACCCCCTTCACACATGTACTTCCCCCCAGAAAAAGTGATAACGCTCTTTTTGTGatagttgtaattttttttgaatgGTTCTGCTGTCCAATTTATTTAAGTTagaattttgtcttttctaaaTCTTGAACCATTCCACAGTATATCTTTATTGCAAAAAAGTCAACATGCATCTTAGAAATCCAGATCGTAatcaataaaacaaacattacATATATGAATTTAAATGTATAAACAGTTAGAAATTCAACAATATCTCCTATTATACTATTACACAAGTTCACAATCTGTAAAAACTATAGTACATGTTTACTATACACCAAGAGGAACTTTATTCCTTTTCACATGATTTTGTTAAAAGAAGTGTTGTTTTCACAATAAGCAGGCAACTGTTTTCAGATTCATCTTTTCAACACttgagtttgttttgttctttttgcttGGGTTAATTCAGCAATGAAAGGGAGATAATTCTTCGTAACGgttactttcttttctcatcACGTACTCTTTCAATGCTTATACCCTAAGTGCAGACTGGCAACATCTAATTACACATCGCCTGTAAATACGCTGGCTGGTGTACACACGTTACATTGTTGATTATAAATTTTGTCTAATGTACTCTCTGCAAGTACACTACACATGAATTTCACAATAAAGTGTTGCTATAAAAATGAAGTAAGCTGTACTGTCATGGTAcctattaaaacaaaagaaaaacaaaaatcccaaacaaaaccacccacaCACTTTAATATAGCCTACTATACCCTAAAACACAGGGAGATCCATAAGCTTTGGCCAAATGAAGGTCACTTTCAAacagctttcctcctccttgaaCACCAGAAGTCAGATGCCGCTCTACTGCCCATCACTTAAATTGCCAATAATATAAGAGCACGCTTTCGATACACAAGCTCAGTTCAGAGGCACAACTCACTTTTGTGCCTCAGCATTTGGAAATCATGTTTGGGATGTCACTTGAGGATTTATGGAAGCCTGCCAATGTGTACtgtaaagggggggggggggggtaaaaaTCATATgaagttctcaaaaaaaaaaaaaaattcattaaataaaGCTACCGCACTCACTTCCCTCCTGTCTCGCCGAACTTGAACAGCCAGCACGCCTGGGCAAGGGCAAGTGTCCCTGAAGACAGTGTGCCAGTCCGGTGTCACTTTAGAGCTAAAACCATATGAAAAGGAATCCCATTCTACGTGTGTCAAAGGCTACTGCAATTTTTCTTACAGCTTCATTTATTCactgtaattttcattttccaaatacaaaaatacaacaaTTCTTATTGAAATCTATACGCTGGTAGTTTTAgtacacaaaaaagcaaaatatttacaaaattatacagtttaagaaaaaactttgtacaaaaaaatatataaatcctTTTGTTCCCTCtatcattttttaaactgtcaggACTCAAATATGTTCGCTGCAAtggatttttcaaaatatacacTGACTGAGccacagactttaaaaaacccaTTAGAGATGATGGGAGAAGAGCAAGACATTCTTCTAAGTATGCAGGATTGGTTTCCCCTCGTTTCTTCACATCTGTAATTTAGCCTCAGTATTAGCAGGAAAGTCCTAATTACACAAAGAGGTGAGGATTCAATGTGAAGAGACAGAATACTGACAGACATATTCCCTTCAACTGACAAGGAGACAGAAAATGATACTGCTCTGACTTCTGACACAGCACCACGGCAGCAGGGTAACAAAGTTAGGGGCACTGTTAACCCAAAGGCATGCTCAACTCCATCTCACTAGCCACGTTCAGAGCCGTTGCAATTTAAAGGTTTTgatgtatatttttcttcagtcgGGAACTTGCTGGGAAATATAAGGTAAGCTAATTATTCAAAAGAGGAGAGCATTTTTGCACCGacattctgtttattttgtataGAAACGTACATAAAATGTACTGAAAAGTGTACGGTACAAATGGACAGTCAAGCAAAATGCTTACTAGATAACGTGTTCATGAACCGCAAGAGCTGTGTAACAGTCAAGATACGTGGCTCAAGTATCTGAACTTGTTATCCTCATTTCTATCACAATACACACCAtttcgggggcggggggtgtgtgtatttttaaagtggtACAACAATAAGGCAACCGAGAACGTAATGGTGTTCATCTTAAATGTGCCTGAACAAAACTATGCTTGGAGATAAATTAAAAGCCTTCCAAACGCAGCTCTGAACGCTCCTCTGAAGACTTACCACTTAAAGCACTGGTTTAACACCAGTCTTTGAGCACGACACTGACATTCTGTTGgctaaaaagcattttgctcCGAACGCTTCACGGACTTGGTTTGGACACAAACAGTTGGTaacagggagaggaggaagagtttCTACTGGCTGGTAGGCAGTTGCCAGtttagttgttttttctttttgagaaaataTGAAACTCATTACATTCATGCTCACAAATACTGAAATGCAATAAACAAACAGCCTAACTTAAACTTGAACCTTATACTGAAACTACAGAAGGAAATCAACGGTGAATGAAAGTTCACTCAAATGTGTGTCATTGCTGATGTTTTCTGTGAAGCGGAATTTGAAGAAACAGAGTGAACTAGACATATGATAATAATACCCTGTTAAATTGCTTCTTCCATCTCCTCTCACAAAAAGCAGAACATAGAAACTGTGTGGCTTTCAAACGTATTGAAATAATGATTTATGAATCTAGCCACAAATAATTCCTACAATAAGTGATTccatatgaaataaaatgctacCCTTTTTCAATTAGCAAATGaagccattttttctttcatatcatTTAATGAAATTTGCGTCTTTCCCCTAACCCCGTAATATTGCTAAATAAAACCTGTAATATCTTTTCAATTATAAACTAACAAATCAATCACattataaaaaacccaaaacaaggTAATACAGGTGACACAAAAAGAGGACAAGAAAATACTaatattcccccccccccccccccccctttttatccttcttaaatagaaaaaaatcaccacccTGGTGAGCTTGATAATTATGTAAAAAGTTACTGGGCCTTTGGCTAGCTTAGTATCACAGCTCTATATCCGAAATGTTTTTATAACAAACTTTGCTCACTTTAAATCTTGTggtttgaaaagaaagtaaagctTTTTTTGGCTCATCAACTTccttaaataaatgtttaaaagatgTAGCTTGAACTATATTCCTAAAAGTATACATTTCCAACATCAAGTTTCATCTTCTCCAAGAACGGGATTCATCCTCATCTtcgtcatcatcatcatcatcttcgtgcaaaaataaatctgaggTTTCAGTCTCCTAGATGAAGAAAAACCATACTTATAAACAAAAAAGTTCCATGCTGTATCATAGGAAACATGCCATGCAACACAGCATCAGTTGTACTTTATATCAGGTTCTTTTTTACCTTATGTCTCGCTGAAATGCACACAATTACGTTCAACAAGTTTTACGGGAAGAACAGTAGCTTCACACATCAAGAAAGTAAAGCCTAActtcaaaggcagcaggaaTAAACAACCACCCACCCCCTCTGAAACAACAGTTTTCTGTTAAATGCCTAgacaaaaaaacctttaaagCTCAATGTGTTCATAATTACAGGAAAGAATATATGTAACTTATCCTACAGCGGAGCATTAATACCGTGAAGTAAAAAGATTAGCAGCCTGCACATAGAGAATGTGAAGTTTATTTTCACAGTTGACAAATCAACATCCCATCCagaaagttttggggttttcttttttttttcccccttttccctttcttaaaatGTGGAAAACATACCTGAATATTCAAAACCAGTTAAGTTTCTGGTTTGCAAAAACATCTTTTACGAAATTTCTTCAGTAAACAGAAAACTGTATCCTAAAAGAGCTCTTAGCTATTAGATTCCAAGAAGAGCAATTAGGTTATTAACATAGTTTCATACCTCTTCCTTAGACTCCTCTTCCTCAATTTCTGTGGACACAGAAGGTACCTTCGGTTTGTACCATGATATCTGTAGCCTTCGGTCTTTGAACCGGGATCCTTGGTTAGCAGCCtagattatattttaaatgaatgtattttcaaaaagagGATCAAGTAAAGACTTTTTCAGGTCGCCAGCAGTGAGCTAGACCCAGTGAACATCATACAGATGCACATCTGAAGATCTCAAACGTATAAACCACAATCATCCACTTCAGTCTTTCGAGAGCAACTTCACTCAAACCTGAATCTTCTAAATAACGCTCATCTACCAGTAATCTGAAGAGACTGAGAGGGCTCGGAATTGATCGTGACATCGAACCCTTATCAGCAAAAGACCTATGTTATTCTTAAGGTAAACAGGAGGTATTTCCCCCTTTAGTGACACTATATGCAATAGCAACAACTACCCACACTACCTAGCTCAAACTAGTGGGATCAAAGCCTGCtaaactttaaaatacaaaggtgGACACAAGACACAAGAAGTTAAAAATTCTTATATTAGAaacgtgaaaaaaaaaatccattattctACTTACATTCTCAGCTTCTGAGCGAGATTTAAAAGTTAGAACAACACTTAATGGGGAATCCTCCTCTTGAAGGTCTTCAATATCTCCAAATTTCTACGGGAGAAAAAAATCGATTAGGAACTGTAGTAATATTCTCCTCCAAAAACCACAATTGTCATGTGCTACAACTGCAGTGTACTGAAGTGCCACTGAAACCTTATTTTTTGGACAGAAAAGTGAGAGCCAGAGAAACCTCAGCTGCATCATCCAGCAATATTGCAGCATTTGTACCTGGATTTTTGGGCAAAAGCTCAGATTTATTCTTATTCTAATAAGTGGAGCTTAAttttgcaggaagaaaggaaataagtATATTAATTTATAGCTCAGAAGTGAATTCTTTGAATTCGCCGTTTCCCTTATTCTCTTCTGCCCTGCATTGTTGTACTACTTCAGACCTGTTAAGCAAGTCCTTTAGAGCTCATTAATTTGCAAAAGAGACTTCAGTAATAGAAATCAAACTTGGCTATAGAGCTCCTGAATATGTTCTGTAAGTATTCTActaggaggaggaaaaaatataatctAGTATGGCTAGATTAACaagcagtttgcatttttagaaTTTATATACTGCACAATGGTGAAAATTGGAATGACCACAAGGATGAGAGTtaaatagtaaaaaaacccccaaaacccaaaaaacaaaaaacccaaccaccgccaaacaaaacaaacagaaaaaaaggatttatgcATGGAGTACAAgtagcacaaaagaaaattgtagTCAACTTCACATTTAATACGaatagcagaagaaaagtaGTTTAAAAGCCAGTAAGAGAACGGCTTTAGTAACAGCACTAGTTGTTTGTAAAAACTGTTACTGGTTTTAGCAGCTAAGGATGGCtaaaactttcaaaaacatGAACTCTCTCAGAAACAGAATTAAAGCaaagatcttttttaaaaagatctggTCCCCTCTTAGGACTCTTCCCAGGATTCATGGCACTGTTATCATACCATAAagcaggttggtttttttgatcaaaCCACACaaaatttttcactgaatttacCTAATCAAAGCGGTAGTAGTGGCCTCTAGCCTTTTGATAAGCAATGAGGCCAAAGCCGAGAGTAACAGTTCCCCAAAGAGCAAAGCCTACCCCACTGTATGAAGAACTGTAAAGTTCTCTGTTCCTACTcaagaaacaaacaagtttTCAGATTACCAGTTCTCTCAAGAACTCTACTGCTTGTCTGTATCCAGCTCTAGAAGAGTAGGATTCTACAACATTCGTTTTCCATATCAGTCACTTGCTCTGCAAGAGCCTCCAGAAATACCAAACTGGCTTGATCAAGCTTAGATTTCACGCTGAGTCTATTTATGAAGTATTACACGATCTCTCTGAGAAGTTTACTAGCTTTgcacatgaaaatatttcattctggaAAGAGTAACTGAGGGAAATGTAAAATCAGCTTTTCCTTTATTATGTTGACTTAGTTATGATGCTAAAACATCCATTAACTGAGCTTGCAAACTAGCAAGCTACTTGTTCTACCATGGGTTCATAAACAAATTTAACTGCTTTGAAATGGATGTCCTGTTCAGCAAAACAGTGCTTTGCTTCTTGAGATAGAGAGGAACAAGATAAATGGTATGAATTGctaatctgaaaaataatttgtaaacaGAGAGAGGCCGATAGGTATTTTTCAGCCTTCTAACGTCTGTTTTAAACTAATATGGAATTAATAAGAGTAAGCTATTTAGCTTTGCTCATTAAAAGAATGCACTGGGCAGCTATTGTAAAGCAGCTATAAAAGACGTTACATTTACACGCTTGAGAACTCTTGAAACTGCTTATCCATAGCCTGTTCCATGCATTTAGGGTAAGGTCTTTCTTTCTGTTAGTGCAAACAAATTAAAGAGACTTGAGCCTTCaagaatttggaaaagaaacagttatTTACAAAGTCCTTAGCATGCCTCTCTGCAAGTAAGCACACATCCAGGCTATTGGTTACCTACTTAATCTCAGATTTATAGTTTGGCCACAATTCTcccctttagaaaaaaaaaaaaaaaacaaacccaatgTGACCTTATACTTACAGAGAAGTGCTGTAACAAttcatctttttcctcctcaatGAAGCCTCCAACTGTTAGTGCTTTGGGACGATGATCCACCACCATATGATTCAACAtgccccttcctctcccaccacGACCCCGTCCCCGTCCTCTTCCTTGGGCTGGTACTGTCTTTCCTCGACCAACAGGCAAAATGCCTAAACGGGCAGCCTGTTTAAAGAAGGCAAAAACATACAAAGCCATCCTCAGTTTGAAaggatttaaaacatttatatatCATAAATACACGAAAAGCATCAACCCAGACAAACTCACCTCTACTTGTAACTGATTTAGCTTTTTTCGCAGTTCAGTTGTGTCTTCTCCAGAAGACAGTCTCTTATGAAAGTCCAGCTCTGCATCCAGAAGTTCCTTTTGTGCCTTAGAGAAAAAGgtgcagaaatagaaaatggaagggaaaagcagaactgtAATGCGTGCTTTCAATGATTTATTCCACTTTTTCAGCTATACATTTATGTAAATGATATAGGCAGATCAGTACACAATATCCAAACTTTCCTCTAAATTCAGTTTATTTGCCTCCATGCCCCTCCCCAACCCATTTTTTGAAGGACCCAGAATTCTCTGCTTCAGAATTGGAACAAGCTTGAATGAGCTACATGCAAAACTAGGTCATCCACGTTCCTTAAAACCATAGCTTGCTTGTCCATGGTTCTGTCTCTCAAATTCAAAATACTGCTTGGAAGCGTTTTGATCTAATGGTGCTGCAGTTTTAGGACATAATATTAGAAATAGTTACAAAATAGAGGCGGGCAAATGTTTTGTGCAATAAATACCTCTGTCTTGGACTTCAATTTTGATGGTGTAGAGGTTGTAGATGAAGTTTTTAATTCATCCTTTAACTGAGATATTTTTCCTGCTAGTTCTTTTAAGGTCTTCATtatttctgctctctcctctgGTTTCATGGCcttatttttctccagcttGGATATCAACATCTACATATTAACAAAAGAGCAAGGATATAAAATTCCaggaaaaataacactgaaCAGACAGGTATCTACAAAATCAGAACGTATTTACCAGAAGACATTCTAGACTTACCTTCTGGCattctatttgtttttctaacatCTCCTGCCTCTTTTTCCTCATGTCTTGTTGGAGTTTCATTGCCTCCTATATGAGAAGAAAATTCTTTCAATCAGTAAAAAGCAGTCTAGCATTACACATACTCCtatatactgtattttcttcttcaagctATAGAAGTGAAGGCCGTAATGAAAAACTACTCTGCAAACGCACAAGTAGAAAGTATACCtgatctgacaaaaaaaaaaaaagttgctaaCTTCCTGCTGTGAAGTACTCTACTAAATTTTTTGCCCCCTTTAGACACCTCTTAAGAAACATATCCTACGTTGTCATTTAAGTGTCTCATACCTGCAGGGATTAAAATCAGAGAAACGCCTCAAGAAAACCCACACACAACCACATGTGTCATGTAAGACACCTCAAAAGGAATACTCCCTTACTCATGATTAACCTCAACATGCATTTGCGAGACAGTCCGATAACGACAAAAGCTACACTAATGTAGAAAGCTATACAGCAATACTTGAGGTTTAAGTTGCCTATCAGATCTTTCTTTATAAAGTACTTTGATCGCTATACTGTCAGTCAGCCAATGAGCAGTAAAgtacctgtttttttttaagggcttCTTGCATATCGTGAGGTTTAGACCCTGCACCAGGCTTCATAGATGTCTTTAAGTTTGAAGAGCTGTAAACCATTTTTGAGTGGCTTGTAGAAGTAGGAAATGTCTGAAAaagtaaacacacacacacaaaaatatgtaaTAGCTTAAAGGGAATGTGATATACCATCAATGAATTTTAGAGGAATGTATTCTGTGAAACATGAACACAAACTTTCAGATTTGTGCAATGGGACAAAAAGACCAAGGCAATTAAAGCACATGCACAAAGGCATTGGTCTAACAGTCAGCTTGCTTCGAAGCAATCAGCTTAAATCCTCATTAAAAGGATTTCTGCAAAAGGtactttctttcctccttcatcCAAAACTCCCTCTGTATCCTGATATCCACTAGGAAGAGCACTGAAGCTGAACTTCTGCATCTGCATTATATTCAGCTTCACAGTCATAGTCTAACATCACACTTTCTGATCAAATAAGGCAGCAAAGTCACTTGCATACTTGCTTTCTTAAAAGGACTCCTCTGTGGCCAAGAACACATGCTGCACTACGGTATCGGTGCGAATTAAACTGTATCAGCTTGAACTCTACACATAAGCTTCTAGCACTACTGTTAAAGCACAACATAAGCTCAAAAATCACTGGGAAAGCGATTAGATTCGCCAGCAAAAAGCTGACATCACATATATGCTGTCAGATTTGTTTAATATGAAGCActgccaaaaatattttatgctacTTAGAATACCGATACTTTGTTTCTGCAGTCATCGTTCCTATTTTATAGAAACAGGTAATGAAACTAGGAAGAAGTGACTGACCATGGTTGCATGGAACATtagtgaaaagaaacagaactgagTGGGAACAATTTGCAAGTTCTATTTGCTAGTTCCTTCTTAGCTAACAGGCCGAAGCTTTAACTGAAAGTATGAGATGGTCAGCCTGCATACACATACCTGAGAATCCTCtaccacagccccaggctggctCAAGTCAGGCTGGTTTCCACCCGCTGCTCCAAGGCGACGTTTCACTGGGACTTTATTAAGGACATAGGCACCAGATGCCAGTGGTTTATTCATCACCTGTGTGTcaacagatattaaaaaatgagagATTACATACTCTGCTTTTTTGAAGTAGCAGTCATTTAGGAACGCTGATAACCTTCACCGCTCAATCAGCAGTTTGCAACGGCACAATACCTTTGACAGGTTGCTATGCATTGTTACAGCTGGACTTGTGGCCAGGGCTTGCTGCTGAAGGTGAAGTTGGTGATGAAGAGACTGTGTGggtgtctgctgctgctgttgctgcagcagtGGGGGCTGCTGTTCACTTTCTCTGTGCCACAGTACCCTTATAAACCGATTGTTCAGAACTGCCTCTGTGCTGGAAATTGCCTTCCTAGCCTCGTCGTTAGTTAAGTATTGAATTAGAGCAGCTTCAGGATCATTCTGGAAAGCAACCTAAATCAAAAGTTCATTAGAATGCattatttctgaaggaaaacatcTCAATCAGTAGCAAACCGATCTACAAATAGTCTGCAATAATGAGTGGGATACCCAAACATACTAACATCTCAAAACACGGGTAAAACTTTGTATGTAATTAAAGCCAAGTACCTTTTGGCAAATCTTACATGTACTTGCAGCAAAGCCtatatacagtaaaataaaataaagactCCTCCACCAAACAGCATCACATATTCAGAGCACTGTGAACTGCCACTGGGGTATGACTGAAGAGACCCTAGCGCTGACTCAAAAGCTCTTTATCCTAACCTCCTGAAAGACGACTGCTGTCTGAGGATGTACGATGCAAAGGTTCACCACGTTCTCAAAGAAGCATTATCTAACAGTCTTGAATAAGactatttttctctaaaaattaATCACAGGAATAAAAATGTATCTTGGACTTTCTAGTATAATGATCAAGATAGCATGTTTTGAATGCATTATTTCACTATCGAGGTGCAGAAAGCACCACAATATCTTTTGGGCTAAGACATAAAATTATCAACTCAAGAAATACGGAGGCTTCACAGGTATCTGTCTTTTATTTAGACCTCTAGCCGAGGACTTAACAGGCAACTGTTTtgtctagaaaaataaatggaaattaaatgctattttaacCATGTAACTACCTGTGTTTTGCTTATATAgtgcttttccccttcttacAGTGCAAGGAACGCCACTGAACTGGAGTCAGTTCTAGGATGCAAAGTAGTAATAAACTGATGCATATGACTCTCATAGTCAGGATTTTGACAAAGATGCTACAGGAAATACTGTACAACTATCACACAAGACAAAAATTGTTAGAAGATCTCTTTCAAAAATTACACACAAGTTGCTCAAAAACCTGAGTTGGTTTAGATACTGTTAAACCTGCAAGCCTTTCAAATTTAGTAAGGCCTTGTGAAAGCAGAAGTCAACACACTTTTACAGAATTAAGATAATAATACAGAGTAGTCCAAGAAAAGGTTTCTTTGAATTTGATTACCTACTCTCCCAGTTAGCCTCCATTAAGATTTCTCAAGGAATGTAGTTCAGCTGCAGTATTCAAGAAGGcttcagggaaaataaaatacccaCATACAGGCATAAaagtgaacttttttttttttacctgaatgTTTACAATAGTTCCAAATTTGCTGAAATGTTCATTGAGCTGTGTAATATTGTTCAATTCTGGTGGAATTTTTCGAACTTCTAATTTTGTATTAGTATACtgattctttttcaaaaatccTGGCTTATTCTGGTTGTTATTTGCTTGCCtagagaaaatgagaacaagATAGTAATTTAGACAGGTGTGCGTATACTTAAGTAAGGCAGAAAATGTTACCGCGCATTTAACTtctatttttctcataaaaagTACACACTCTAGACATTAACAGAAGAGAGCTCCTCCCACCATGAAATTTAGTCTCCGTATCATGTGGACACAGATTTTCTGACCCAACCAGCTCAAATTACAGGGACTAGTGAATAGCGATATTCACAGCGTTGACAGCAATAAAATGCATTCCAACTAGTCAACTGCAGTTGTTAATTCTTACTTTCCCAGCCACGGTTTCTTTAATGGTGGACATTCCATGCTACTTGGAGATCTTTTCCTGCTGTCTGGTTCAAGGACAACTCTAGTTACATTGCTGCTATTGTTTGTAATGGGAATGGGAGGTTCAGTCTGGATGATAATATTGGcagctggaggaaaggaaaaaggccTGTGTTATTCACCATACATCAATGAAGATATCTGAAAAGCTTTCACTTAAACAGCAAGATAGGATTGAATCTAAAGACATGAAAATTAGCAAGACTTTATCAAGTTGGTCAGTTTTGTTTATGCATTTACTTCAGAGATCACTTGCTAGCCTAACTAAACAATTTGAGGAAAACAAACGTTCAGTCCAGCCAGCAGGGATGAGATTTTGACCTTTTAAGATTAGT from Pelecanus crispus isolate bPelCri1 chromosome 8, bPelCri1.pri, whole genome shotgun sequence encodes the following:
- the RBM27 gene encoding RNA-binding protein 27 isoform X6, which gives rise to MIIENVDALKSWLAKLLEPICDADPSALANYVVALVKKDKPEKELKAFCADQLDVFLQKETSGFVDKLFESLYTKSYLPSLEPTKVEAKPAGQEKEEVKEELSLKQNFQESVEEERDSRKKKYSSPQRSRADSSEQRTREKKRDDGKWRDYDRYYDRSDLYREKSGWRRGRSKSRSKSRGLSRSRSRSRGRSKDRDTNRSVEHRERSKFKSERNDVEGSYNPVSVSPSKSTEQYSSAQSIPSAVTVIAPAHHLENTTESWSNYYNNHSNPSSFGRNPPPKRRCRDYDERGFCVLGDLCQFDHGNDPLVVDEVSLPSMIPFPPPPPGLPPPPGMLLPPLPGPACNMRLPVPQAHPQAPPPVVLPVPTANIIIQTEPPIPITNNSSNVTRVVLEPDSRKRSPSSMECPPLKKPWLGKQANNNQNKPGFLKKNQYTNTKLEVRKIPPELNNITQLNEHFSKFGTIVNIQVAFQNDPEAALIQYLTNDEARKAISSTEAVLNNRFIRVLWHRESEQQPPLLQQQQQQTPTQSLHHQLHLQQQALATSPAVTMHSNLSKVMNKPLASGAYVLNKVPVKRRLGAAGGNQPDLSQPGAVVEDSQTFPTSTSHSKMVYSSSNLKTSMKPGAGSKPHDMQEALKKKQEAMKLQQDMRKKRQEMLEKQIECQKMLISKLEKNKAMKPEERAEIMKTLKELAGKISQLKDELKTSSTTSTPSKLKSKTEAQKELLDAELDFHKRLSSGEDTTELRKKLNQLQVEAARLGILPVGRGKTVPAQGRGRGRGRGGRGRGMLNHMVVDHRPKALTVGGFIEEEKDELLQHFSKFGDIEDLQEEDSPLSVVLTFKSRSEAENAANQGSRFKDRRLQISWYKPKVPSVSTEIEEEESKEEETETSDLFLHEDDDDDDEDEDESRSWRR
- the RBM27 gene encoding RNA-binding protein 27 isoform X4, coding for MIIENVDALKSWLAKLLEPICDADPSALANYVVALVKKDKPEKELKAFCADQLDVFLQKETSGFVDKLFESLYTKSYLPSLEPTKVEAKPAGQEKEEVKEELSLKQNFQESVEEERDSRKKKYSSPQRSRADSSEQRTREKKRDDGKWRDYDRYYDRSDLYREKSGWRRGRSKSRSKSRGLSRSRSRSRGRSKDRDTNRSVEHRERSKFKSERNDVEGSYNPVSVSPSKSTEQYSSAQSIPSAVTVIAPAHHLENTTESWSNYYNNHSNPSSFGRNPPPKRRCRDYDERGFCVLGDLCQFDHGNDPLVVDEVSLPSMIPFPPPPPGLPPPPGMLLPPLPGPACNMRLPVPQAHPQAPPPVVLPVPNTYEPDGYNPEAPSITSAGRSQYRQFFTRAQTQRPNLIGLTSGEMDTNPRAANIIIQTEPPIPITNNSSNVTRVVLEPDSRKRSPSSMECPPLKKPWLGKQANNNQNKPGFLKKNQYTNTKLEVRKIPPELNNITQLNEHFSKFGTIVNIQVAFQNDPEAALIQYLTNDEARKAISSTEAVLNNRFIRVLWHRESEQQPPLLQQQQQQTPTQSLHHQLHLQQQALATSPAVTMHSNLSKVMNKPLASGAYVLNKVPVKRRLGAAGGNQPDLSQPGAVVEDSQTFPTSTSHSKMVYSSSNLKTSMKPGAGSKPHDMQEALKKKQEAMKLQQDMRKKRQEMLEKQIECQKMLISKLEKNKAMKPEERAEIMKTLKELAGKISQLKDELKTSSTTSTPSKLKSKTEAQKELLDAELDFHKRLSSGEDTTELRKKLNQLQVEAARLGILPVGRGKTVPAQGRGRGRGRGGRGRGMLNHMVVDHRPKALTVGGFIEEEKDELLQHFSKFGDIEDLQEEDSPLSVVLTFKSRSEAENAANQGSRFKDRRLQISWYKPKVPSVSTEIEEEESKEEETETSDLFLHEDDDDDDEDEDESRSWRR
- the RBM27 gene encoding RNA-binding protein 27 isoform X5; its protein translation is MIIENVDALKSWLAKLLEPICDADPSALANYVVALVKKDKPEKELKAFCADQLDVFLQKETSGFVDKLFESLYTKSYLPSLEPTKVEAKPAGQEKEEVKEELSLKQNFQESVEEERDSRKKKYSSPQRSRADSSEQRTREKKRDDGKWRDYDRYYDRSDLYREKSGWRRGRSKSRSKSRGLSRSRSRSRGRSKDRDTNRSVEHRERSKFKSERNDVEGSYNPVSVSPSKSTEQYSSAQSIPSAVTVIAPAHHLENTTESWSNYYNNHSNPSSFGRNPPPKRRCRDYDERGFCVLGDLCQFDHGNDPLVVDEVSLPSMIPFPPPPPGLPPPPGMLLPPLPGPACNMRLPVPQAHPQAPPPVVLPVPRPPLTQSSLINNRDQPGTSAVPSLAPVGARLPPPLPQNLLYTVSEPANIIIQTEPPIPITNNSSNVTRVVLEPDSRKRSPSSMECPPLKKPWLGKQANNNQNKPGFLKKNQYTNTKLEVRKIPPELNNITQLNEHFSKFGTIVNIQVAFQNDPEAALIQYLTNDEARKAISSTEAVLNNRFIRVLWHRESEQQPPLLQQQQQQTPTQSLHHQLHLQQQALATSPAVTMHSNLSKVMNKPLASGAYVLNKVPVKRRLGAAGGNQPDLSQPGAVVEDSQTFPTSTSHSKMVYSSSNLKTSMKPGAGSKPHDMQEALKKKQEAMKLQQDMRKKRQEMLEKQIECQKMLISKLEKNKAMKPEERAEIMKTLKELAGKISQLKDELKTSSTTSTPSKLKSKTEAQKELLDAELDFHKRLSSGEDTTELRKKLNQLQVEAARLGILPVGRGKTVPAQGRGRGRGRGGRGRGMLNHMVVDHRPKALTVGGFIEEEKDELLQHFSKFGDIEDLQEEDSPLSVVLTFKSRSEAENAANQGSRFKDRRLQISWYKPKVPSVSTEIEEEESKEEETETSDLFLHEDDDDDDEDEDESRSWRR